The Euphorbia lathyris chromosome 8, ddEupLath1.1, whole genome shotgun sequence genome has a window encoding:
- the LOC136203754 gene encoding deSI-like protein At4g17486, with protein MGTESISDSSSQNHNLNTKTETQVVLNVYDLTPVNNYTYWFGFGIFHSGIEVHGKEYGFGAHDFPVSGVFEVEPKSCPGFIYRSSIPLGRIKMSPSEFREFIESMASEYHGDTYHLISKNCNHFTDDVSDRLVGRQIPGWVNRLARLGALCSCLLPESLQVTTVKQLPEYHEYMEEDGSESLMTTTPRESTEIDEDQEKHLLLSPNSGGGEVAFVKEAHSNS; from the exons ATGGGGACAGAAAGCATCTCAGATTCGAGCTCTCAGAACCATAATTTGAACACTAAAACGGAGACGCAGGTGGTTTTAAATGTTTACGATCTCACACCTGTCAACAATTACACCTATTGGTTTGGTTTTGGAATATTTCATTCTGGGATTGAAG TTCATGGTAAGGAGTATGGATTTGGAGCCCATGATTTCCCGGTCAGTGGAGTTTTTGAAGTGGAACCAAAAAGCTGCCCGGGTTTCATTTATAGAAGTTCAATCCCATTAGGCCGCATAAAGATGTCTCCATCTGAATTTCGAGAATTTATTGAAAGCATGGCTTCAGAATATCATGGAGACACCTACCACCTAATCTCTAAGAATTGCAACCATTTCACTGATGATGTTTCGGACAGACTGGTTGGTAGACAGATACCTGGATGGGTAAATCGGCTTGCCCGACTTG GTGCTTTATGCAGTTGTCTACTTCCTGAAAGCCTTCAAGTAACAACCGTAAAACAGTTGCCTGAATACCATGAATACATGG AAGAAGATGGAAGTGAATCCCTGATGACCACTACCCCCCGTGAGTCAACAGAGATTGATGAAGATCAAGAGAAGCACTTGCTGCTTTCGCCGAATTCTGGAGGTGGGGAGGTGGCTTTTGTGAAAGAGGCTCACAGTAACAGTTGA